One window from the genome of Caldisericum sp. encodes:
- a CDS encoding ATP-binding protein, protein MDEKRVLIEEFKKLQPYKDNVIKDPFGNEIIDVESINKSAFDKVINELVAVKKSKKSSILILQGEPGSGKSHLLARIYRYAEIERFLFALYNPLLVKSGATYSSLLRSLFDSFERKHSELKSKPINHIRGEIVKIGLRNYNAQEEPRIQVLIKEIKNPRKTVVPYALYESFRALPANIQEKLRKIIAEEALQYVREETEFKIGKKYLKAIIEAIIDENKYPVLRELISEGSLTREDAEKLNLTTGFSINEDIAFEIIQSIFVLSPFPILLSIDQIEHFDRHLDKDGIINFLEDLYNLVANTKNVLLLLSAQTAIFNKWRSFLPEYLKDRFSNTASLEGMSSEEGLEIIKVRNKYFFEKLEVKLDDPYFPFDKDDLLKKIKDNKLRSPRKVIELANAILEGALPEKKGVEEEFENILKKQIYNKDDFEDSLGELLATLFNAVNLSPRGKKLVLRVGEIAIGIDNSKNYYSTTRKLSSALRKKGLNKAIFVRDEKIPVREGTKSIELIRKNNIILKYYTLEAGKKLMALQKLISYTESKDIDLDLKDVLKFAMDLLKNFFEDVVSLEELNKSIDKQEDFKQIRKSKEERQIKTKGNKTVAEIVERIRSEFEEGKIQVARLSQYISKDQSSLVPEILKLLGTIPFIKIRELENGEIFIAKKPS, encoded by the coding sequence TTGACAAAGTTATAAATGAACTTGTTGCTGTTAAGAAGTCAAAAAAATCTTCTATCCTTATTTTGCAGGGGGAACCTGGCTCTGGTAAGTCTCACCTTCTTGCAAGAATTTACAGGTACGCAGAAATTGAAAGGTTTCTCTTTGCACTCTACAACCCTCTTTTAGTAAAAAGTGGCGCAACATATTCATCGCTTCTGAGAAGTCTTTTTGACAGCTTTGAAAGAAAACACTCAGAACTCAAATCAAAGCCAATAAATCATATTAGAGGAGAGATAGTAAAGATTGGATTGAGAAACTACAACGCACAGGAAGAGCCAAGAATCCAAGTATTAATAAAGGAAATAAAAAATCCCAGGAAAACAGTTGTCCCATATGCATTGTACGAAAGCTTTAGAGCCTTGCCAGCAAACATTCAGGAAAAATTGAGAAAAATTATAGCAGAAGAGGCGCTTCAATATGTAAGGGAGGAAACAGAATTTAAAATTGGAAAGAAGTACCTAAAAGCAATAATTGAAGCAATTATCGATGAAAATAAATACCCCGTCTTAAGAGAACTGATAAGTGAAGGAAGTTTAACCAGAGAGGATGCAGAAAAACTAAATTTAACGACAGGATTTTCCATTAACGAAGATATAGCGTTTGAAATTATACAATCGATTTTTGTCCTTTCACCTTTTCCAATTTTACTTTCAATAGACCAGATAGAACATTTCGATAGGCATCTTGACAAAGATGGAATTATTAACTTTCTTGAGGACCTTTACAATTTAGTTGCAAACACAAAAAATGTGCTTTTACTTTTGAGTGCCCAAACGGCAATTTTCAACAAATGGAGATCATTTTTACCAGAGTATCTCAAGGATAGATTTTCCAATACGGCATCTCTTGAAGGAATGAGCTCAGAAGAAGGACTTGAAATAATAAAAGTAAGGAACAAGTATTTCTTCGAAAAACTCGAAGTTAAATTAGACGACCCCTATTTCCCCTTTGATAAAGATGATCTACTTAAAAAAATAAAGGACAACAAACTAAGATCGCCACGAAAAGTAATTGAACTTGCAAATGCGATCCTTGAGGGAGCACTTCCAGAGAAAAAAGGCGTTGAAGAAGAATTTGAAAACATCCTTAAAAAACAAATATACAATAAAGATGATTTTGAAGACTCTCTGGGTGAATTACTTGCAACCCTCTTTAATGCAGTAAATCTTTCGCCTCGTGGTAAGAAACTCGTGCTCCGTGTAGGAGAAATTGCTATAGGCATAGACAATTCGAAAAACTACTACTCAACGACAAGAAAACTTTCAAGCGCTTTAAGAAAGAAAGGGCTTAACAAAGCAATTTTCGTTAGGGACGAAAAAATTCCCGTAAGGGAAGGAACAAAATCAATCGAGCTTATACGTAAAAACAACATAATACTAAAGTACTACACGCTGGAAGCCGGGAAAAAGTTAATGGCTCTGCAAAAACTTATAAGTTACACTGAGTCTAAAGATATTGACCTTGACTTGAAAGATGTTTTGAAATTCGCAATGGATCTACTGAAGAATTTCTTTGAAGATGTTGTGTCGTTAGAAGAGTTGAATAAATCTATCGATAAACAGGAAGATTTTAAACAAATTCGTAAGTCCAAAGAAGAAAGACAAATAAAAACAAAAGGAAACAAAACTGTTGCAGAAATTGTTGAAAGAATAAGAAGCGAATTTGAAGAAGGAAAAATACAAGTTGCAAGATTATCTCAATACATTTCGAAAGACCAATCTTCACTTGTTCCAGAAATTTTAAAACTCCTTGGGACAATACCGTTTATTAAGATCCGGGAACTAGAAAATGGAGAAATTTTTATTGCAAAAAAACCTTCATAA
- a CDS encoding PD-(D/E)XK nuclease family protein, protein MQKNLHKFSVSEILLMSKCKKALELKRKGYKVNFGYENPPYTGILFHNVINKFAKSLENNLFNETNIKGENLLAFIKDRLYQIFIQEIEKDRKSSLDVVWNYLEDFSVLLFTLLENSNDNLREIFLQSERPFKFKLMDNVMIYGRYDVLLKSGNKVKIIDYKTRNEDFERDTFQIALYYEAVKKTFGIEPEPVVMYFENGKILTETYTREEMEITLEVIKNLVNEFITEFEKSEIKPTQNRDTCKQCNMHKYSFCKFT, encoded by the coding sequence TTGCAAAAAAACCTTCATAAGTTTTCAGTTTCAGAAATTCTTTTGATGTCAAAATGCAAAAAGGCACTTGAGCTGAAACGCAAGGGCTATAAAGTAAATTTTGGATATGAGAATCCCCCCTATACAGGCATACTGTTTCACAATGTAATAAATAAATTTGCAAAAAGTTTGGAAAACAACCTTTTTAACGAAACAAATATCAAAGGTGAAAACTTATTAGCATTCATAAAAGATAGGCTTTACCAGATATTTATTCAAGAAATAGAAAAAGATAGAAAATCATCGCTTGATGTCGTCTGGAATTACCTTGAAGATTTTTCAGTACTTCTTTTTACCTTATTAGAAAATAGCAATGACAACCTGAGAGAAATATTTTTGCAATCAGAACGACCTTTTAAATTTAAGTTGATGGATAATGTAATGATCTACGGAAGGTATGATGTTCTCTTAAAAAGTGGAAATAAAGTAAAAATAATTGATTACAAAACAAGAAATGAAGATTTTGAACGCGATACATTCCAGATTGCATTATACTATGAAGCAGTGAAAAAGACATTTGGGATAGAGCCTGAGCCCGTGGTGATGTATTTTGAGAACGGGAAGATTTTAACAGAAACTTATACAAGAGAAGAAATGGAAATAACGCTTGAGGTAATTAAAAACCTTGTAAACGAATTTATAACCGAGTTTGAAAAAAGCGAAATCAAACCCACGCAAAATAGAGATACTTGCAAACAATGTAATATGCACAAATACTCTTTTTGTAAGTTTACTTAG
- the lexA gene encoding repressor LexA has protein sequence MENKLTNKQKKVLDALIELLGEGITPTYRDLQEKLGLRSIATVYDYVKRLEKLGYVKTEGKARSIKVVAPIMNKFPLVGAVHAGEPTVAVEEIQGFLPFPVDPRLHPHAFVLKVKGDSMIEAHIEDGDLVIVDPDIPASVGDICVAVIGDEATVKKVEKMKDGLYLMPANPKYKPIFITRDVKIIGKVIGLYRGISK, from the coding sequence ATGGAAAATAAACTTACTAACAAGCAAAAGAAAGTTCTCGATGCTTTGATTGAACTTTTAGGTGAGGGAATAACCCCTACCTACAGAGACCTTCAAGAGAAACTTGGTTTGCGCTCGATTGCAACAGTTTACGACTATGTAAAGAGGCTTGAGAAACTTGGTTATGTTAAAACTGAAGGCAAAGCCCGCTCTATAAAAGTTGTTGCGCCTATTATGAATAAGTTTCCTCTTGTTGGTGCAGTCCACGCAGGTGAACCTACCGTAGCGGTTGAAGAAATACAGGGCTTTCTTCCATTTCCTGTTGATCCAAGGCTTCATCCCCACGCCTTTGTGTTGAAGGTCAAAGGCGATAGCATGATTGAAGCACACATTGAAGATGGAGATCTTGTTATAGTTGACCCTGACATACCTGCTTCCGTTGGTGATATCTGTGTTGCTGTCATCGGAGACGAGGCAACAGTTAAGAAAGTTGAGAAGATGAAAGATGGTCTTTATCTTATGCCTGCAAATCCAAAGTACAAACCGATTTTCATAACAAGGGATGTGAAGATTATAGGTAAAGTAATCGGCTTATACAGAGGGATTTCTAAGTAA
- a CDS encoding DUF1015 domain-containing protein, producing the protein MYKIEKGPPEMALIKPFKAFYYNLDIVKDFSNVVTQPFDEITLRMEEEYRKRSPFNAVRIIKGDFNYTNRVLNEWIKKGVFVQETEESIYAYDRIYSLRGELKVQKGFIALGRLSPYNTGIIRPHEKTFPDAVKLQFDFLKSTHAHLGPIFTLYKDESYSVESLIEPFKKVSPVIEAEDWYGNIHKIWRVSDLKVISKVQKIMKDKYLIIADGHHRYEASLRYAEYNNFDEVFSFRMMAFVNVYPRENISILPIYRLVSVSNMDDFSRKLNSIFYLHKKPLEDLEQRLYPDEEDFAIYLGNNYYFVLKKKQQSFDEISFKGVPKKFRNLSAVVLEKLILPLIDIDNSMISYETNLKRAIKEAKESKKILFILKPPTIEQIDNITKAGLLMPEKSTNFYPKLLNGLLLNRFEGDISLKRSEIYVEESSLREI; encoded by the coding sequence ATGTATAAAATCGAGAAAGGACCGCCTGAAATGGCTCTTATAAAACCATTTAAAGCATTTTATTACAATTTAGATATTGTAAAGGACTTTAGTAATGTTGTAACTCAGCCTTTTGATGAGATTACTTTACGGATGGAAGAAGAGTATAGAAAAAGGAGTCCTTTTAATGCTGTAAGAATTATAAAAGGGGACTTTAATTACACGAATAGAGTTTTAAATGAATGGATTAAAAAAGGTGTCTTTGTTCAAGAGACGGAGGAAAGTATTTACGCTTACGACAGGATTTATTCTTTAAGGGGAGAGCTGAAAGTCCAGAAAGGCTTTATAGCGCTGGGGAGGCTCTCCCCTTATAATACAGGGATTATACGACCTCATGAAAAGACTTTCCCGGATGCTGTTAAACTTCAATTTGATTTTCTAAAGTCTACACATGCACATTTAGGACCAATTTTCACGCTTTACAAGGATGAAAGCTACTCAGTTGAATCCCTTATTGAGCCTTTTAAGAAAGTTTCTCCAGTTATTGAGGCAGAAGATTGGTATGGAAATATTCATAAAATCTGGCGAGTAAGCGATTTGAAAGTTATTTCAAAAGTACAAAAAATAATGAAAGATAAATATCTAATTATCGCTGATGGCCATCACAGGTATGAAGCATCTCTAAGGTACGCAGAGTATAATAACTTTGATGAGGTTTTTAGTTTTCGCATGATGGCTTTTGTGAATGTTTATCCCAGGGAAAATATAAGCATTCTTCCAATTTATAGGCTTGTTAGCGTTTCTAATATGGATGATTTTTCGAGAAAGCTAAATTCAATCTTTTATTTGCATAAGAAACCTTTAGAGGATTTAGAGCAAAGACTTTATCCTGATGAGGAAGATTTTGCTATTTATTTAGGAAACAATTACTATTTTGTCCTGAAAAAGAAACAGCAAAGTTTTGACGAAATTTCTTTCAAAGGAGTACCTAAAAAGTTTAGAAATTTAAGTGCGGTAGTTCTTGAAAAGCTTATACTCCCTCTTATAGATATTGATAATAGTATGATTTCTTACGAAACAAACCTAAAGAGAGCAATTAAAGAAGCAAAGGAGAGCAAAAAGATCTTGTTTATCTTAAAACCCCCGACTATTGAACAAATCGATAATATCACAAAGGCTGGGCTTCTTATGCCAGAAAAATCTACAAATTTTTATCCAAAACTTTTAAATGGTCTTTTACTTAACCGATTCGAAGGAGATATAAGCTTAAAGAGGAGTGAAATTTATGTTGAAGAGTCAAGTTTGAGAGAAATTTAG
- a CDS encoding TrpB-like pyridoxal phosphate-dependent enzyme produces MKKVVVSEEELPKYWYNVLPDLPEPVPLPLDPVTNEPVKPEQLEAIFPKESVEQEMAFERFIEIPEEVRNVYATWRPTPLVRAENLERAIGTKAKIFYKNESVSPPGSHKPNTAVAQAYYAKKEGVKNLVTETGAGQWGSALSFAGAQFGLQVKVYMVKASYEQKPYRRLLMEAWGGKCYASPTEMTEVGRKIREQFPDTTGSLGIAISEAVEDALTHKDTKYAIGSVLNHVLLHQTVIGLETKMQLQKIGVKPTIMIGCVGGGSNFGGFMLPFLEDKLEGNNIRFIAVEPTACPTFTRGKYRYDYGDTGKVTPLLKMFTLGSSFIPSPIHAGGLRYHGDSPILSLLLKHQLIEAQAYFQREVFEAGILFARTEGILPAPETNYAIKATIEEAKKATKDDVIVFNFSGHGHFDLAAYDAFFQNKLQDYEYPEEEIEKAMRELPNV; encoded by the coding sequence ATGAAAAAAGTAGTAGTAAGCGAAGAAGAACTACCGAAGTACTGGTACAATGTACTTCCCGATTTACCCGAACCTGTTCCACTTCCCCTTGATCCAGTAACCAACGAGCCGGTAAAACCTGAACAACTTGAGGCTATTTTTCCTAAAGAAAGCGTTGAACAGGAAATGGCTTTCGAAAGATTCATTGAAATTCCTGAAGAGGTAAGAAATGTCTATGCAACATGGAGGCCTACCCCACTTGTAAGAGCGGAAAATTTAGAAAGAGCTATTGGCACGAAGGCAAAGATCTTTTACAAGAACGAGTCCGTCTCCCCTCCTGGTTCTCACAAACCTAATACAGCAGTTGCACAGGCTTATTATGCTAAAAAAGAGGGCGTAAAAAACCTCGTAACTGAAACTGGCGCAGGACAGTGGGGTTCAGCCCTATCATTTGCAGGTGCCCAATTTGGGCTGCAAGTAAAAGTTTATATGGTTAAGGCAAGTTATGAGCAGAAGCCTTATAGAAGATTACTTATGGAGGCCTGGGGAGGAAAGTGTTATGCGTCTCCAACCGAAATGACTGAAGTTGGAAGAAAAATTAGAGAGCAATTTCCTGATACAACTGGAAGTCTGGGTATTGCAATTTCAGAGGCAGTAGAAGATGCATTGACTCACAAAGATACAAAATATGCTATTGGAAGTGTATTAAATCATGTCTTACTCCATCAGACGGTTATTGGGCTTGAAACAAAGATGCAATTACAGAAAATTGGAGTTAAGCCGACGATTATGATAGGTTGTGTGGGTGGAGGAAGTAATTTTGGTGGGTTCATGCTTCCATTCCTTGAAGACAAATTGGAGGGGAATAATATTCGGTTCATAGCAGTGGAGCCGACTGCTTGTCCAACATTCACGAGAGGAAAATACCGATACGATTACGGAGATACAGGAAAAGTAACACCACTTCTTAAAATGTTTACACTTGGCAGTTCATTTATTCCATCGCCAATACATGCTGGTGGTTTGCGTTATCATGGGGATTCTCCTATTTTGAGTCTTCTTTTGAAGCATCAACTTATAGAGGCACAAGCATACTTCCAGCGAGAAGTTTTTGAGGCAGGTATACTTTTTGCAAGAACCGAAGGTATTTTACCTGCACCGGAGACAAATTACGCAATAAAAGCGACAATAGAAGAAGCAAAAAAGGCAACAAAGGACGATGTTATCGTGTTCAACTTTTCTGGTCATGGGCATTTTGACCTTGCGGCATATGATGCCTTCTTCCAAAATAAATTGCAGGATTACGAATATCCAGAAGAGGAGATAGAAAAAGCAATGAGAGAACTCCCCAATGTATAA
- a CDS encoding metallophosphoesterase gives MKYIIILLLILIAVYGFWIEPNMVKISNIEIASSKFDETINNFTIVQISDLHIKEYGIKEQFVVKSLLTIKPNLVVFTGDFIDNKNDINTLNDFLKAFRASYEGDSFAVLGNWDYNTEPDEVIKLLDNYDIKVLKNKNIYYEYGNNKFYIIGVDDPITGHDDLDAALFRVNQDLFNLLIVHAPDIVNKFQNGTKFDLILTGHTHGGQIGIPFIARKLAPTSTDYIRGLYNTEFGTMYVNRGVGTTIIPLRLFCPPELTVIKLKKQD, from the coding sequence ATGAAATATATTATAATTTTGCTTTTAATTTTGATAGCTGTTTACGGATTCTGGATTGAACCTAATATGGTTAAAATCTCAAATATAGAAATCGCCTCTTCAAAATTTGACGAAACCATAAACAATTTCACAATAGTTCAGATTTCGGACTTGCACATAAAGGAATACGGCATAAAAGAGCAATTTGTAGTAAAATCACTTTTAACAATAAAGCCTAATCTGGTAGTTTTTACAGGAGACTTCATAGACAACAAAAACGATATTAATACTTTAAATGATTTTCTAAAAGCATTTAGAGCATCTTATGAAGGTGACTCCTTTGCAGTCTTGGGAAACTGGGATTATAACACTGAGCCTGACGAAGTTATAAAACTTTTAGATAATTACGACATAAAAGTATTGAAAAACAAAAATATCTACTACGAGTACGGAAACAACAAGTTTTACATAATAGGAGTTGACGACCCCATTACAGGGCATGATGATCTTGATGCAGCACTTTTCAGAGTTAACCAAGATTTATTCAATTTGCTAATAGTACACGCACCTGATATAGTAAACAAGTTTCAAAATGGGACAAAGTTTGACCTGATACTAACAGGACATACGCACGGCGGTCAAATTGGTATCCCATTTATAGCAAGGAAATTGGCACCAACATCAACAGATTATATAAGAGGTTTATATAATACAGAATTTGGGACAATGTATGTGAATAGAGGAGTAGGAACAACTATTATACCTTTAAGATTATTTTGTCCGCCTGAACTTACAGTTATTAAACTAAAGAAACAAGATTAA